The segment AGTGCCTGTTAATATTCGGTTTGGGAAAGTTGAAGATTTCATTAGCAAGACTTCACGCTTCCTTCACTCAACCTTTTCCGTTTTGTCATCGATTGTTTCTACGCTCTGTGACCAATGAGGTGGCTCTGTATCGAACATGAGCACCGAAGCATCAGTGTCTTGCGCAGCGACAAAGAAGGTCGCGTTTGCGTGACTCCGGACTTTATTCACATGAGGAGAGGTTCCTACCCTGAACCCGAAACAATGACTAAACATTTCCAACTAGGCGCGAAACTCTTCGCTTCGCTTGCTGCGGTCTCAATGCTCGCAATTCCTGCATCTGCACAGACAGTAGAAGAAATCTTTTTCGATCCTGCCGTGGCTGCCGGCGACATCGACGAATTTGCAATCTCACCCGACGGCACGCAGATCGTAATGGTCGCGGACCTTGGCGATGGTGACCAAACGTACGTTGCGTCACTGAACTCAGGTGTCATGAACACCGCGACACTGGTTTCACCGGCAGGCGTTGGCGACAACGATGGCGGTGTGGCCTGGACTCCAGACGGATTGCACGTGACAGCCAGATATGCTGCCGGCGGTGCGACGAACGAGATCTTTTTGGTTCCTGCTGACGGATCGCAAACGGCTCAGCAGCTTACTTTCACCGGAAACAACGCTTTCGACCCACAAATCAGTGCTGACGGCAACAGCTTTTTCTACTCCGATGGCGGTTCTCTGTTCGTAACACCAATCGCAGGAGCTTCGGCAACGAGTTCGATTCAACTGAACGCCGGCGACATCTCGGAAATCGACACCGGTAGCTACGCACAGGTCGGATCCAACATCATTTTCGCCGGATTCTCTGCCCCGATCCCAGGAGCAGGTAATGGCGATCCAGAAACCGCTTTCTATCTTACGGCTGCGGATGGATCGACAGCTGCTTCACCAACATTGATCTCCATTGACAACTTCGAAACCAACAACCCGGGTGGGTCAGACATCGATTTCGTTGACGTCACTTCGGACGGACAGACCATTGTTTTTCGTGGTGATCTGACAACCGATGATCAGGACGAACTTTACAGTCTGTCGATCAATGGCGGCGACGCAGTTTCCTTGATCGCTGGCACTCTTCGCGACGATTTCGATTTGAACTACTTCACGATCAGCCCAGACGGTTCAACGATTGCATTCATTGGCGATTACCTTACCAATGGCGTCGCGGAAGCTTTCGTCGTCCCAGTTACCGGCGGAGATCCGACGCTGGTTAGCGACAGTTCTTTCTTCGATCAGGAGAACGGTTTCGATGTCGACTTCGGTGGAGTCGATACGCTTCAGTTCAGCCCTGACGGCAACAGCCTGTATTATCTTTCAGACAGCGGAGACGATGGCCGATTTCGATTGTTTCGGGCTTCGATCAACGCCGTTCCTGAGCCGACCGCTTTGCCGTTGATCCTCGCGGCTGCTTCAACGATCCTGTTCCGACGACGTAAATAAGCTTCGATTTGTCAAACGGATTTTGATACCACAGCCTCTCCCATGGCCAGTTCAGGGAGGGGTATTTTTATGCGCCGAAGGTACGGTAATCGCCTTGGACCTGACGGGGAATGACTGGCGGTCGGTGCGGATATGCGGCCAAACATGGCGTTGGAATCAGAGCTGGAATGGGCTCTGCGAAAGATGACGGTCGTCGCGGGAAAGCCGGCCCCGAATTTCTGATTTCTTGCCAATATCGCGGTCTGCTCGGCGAATAACAGGCTATCCAAACCAATTTTCAGGTGAGAAAGTTTTCATGAAGGGCCAAGCAGTTCCACCCACGAAACAGTATGTCAAATACGTTCCCGTCGGCTATGTTGAGTCACATTCAATGGCTGTCGGCTATCTGTTTTGGTTGATCGGATTCACCGGAGCACACCGTTTCTATTTTGGCAAACCCGTTTCGGGCGCGATCTGGTTCTTTACGTTCGGGCTGCTGGGAGTCGGCTGGTTGATCGACCTGTTTCTGATTCCGTCGATGAATCGTGAGGCCGCGGAGCAGTTCTTTCCCGGCCGAACGGACTACAACATCGCCTGGATTCTGCTGGTGTTCTTCGGCCTCTTTGGCGTGCACCGATTTTACGAAGGCAAGATTTTCACCGGCTTGTTGTTCCTGCTTACTGGCGGACTGATGGGCGTTGGCTACGTGTACGACGTGCTGACGATGAACGATCAGATCAGTGATCGGAATCGGAGCACCGTTCGAGAATTCAGCCACTACCAAATGGCTTGGTAAGCAGAAAGGTCGCCTCGAGCCTCAGCGATGCCGCCTCAGCTTCAGCGATGTTACTTGAACCTCAGCAACGGCACTGGAGCCTTAGTCACCCCTTCATGCAATTTCGAAAGAGAAATCTTTCTTTCTGGCGAACATGAACACGTGAGCGTGAGGCATCGCCCATCGCCCATCGCCCGCCGTGACAAACGCTGTTCCGATGGCAAACGAAAAAACGAGCCCTAGTCAGAGGGCCCAGGCACTGTTTGGTAAATGTGAGCGCCTTACCGCTCATGTTTGGCCGACGTGGACGACATGAAAATCAATTTGTCAAACAGCGCCTAGAAAATGCCCAGCTGATCGCGAGCATCGTCGGTCATCATGTCCTGAGTCCACGGTGGATCCATCACGACTTCAACTTCGACCTCTCGCACCTGCTCGACTTCGCTGGCGTACTTCTTCGTATCGGCAACAAGCTGAGGACCGGCAGGGCACATTGGGCTGGTCATCGTCATCTTGATCTTAACGTCGTTCTGGTCTTCTTCACCTTCGACTGGCAGAACGTCGACTTCATAGATCAAACCCAAATCAACGATGTTGATAAACAATTCAGGGTCGATCACTTGCTTGAGTGCTTCGCGGACATGATCTTCGTGGAGTGCCATTGGAGCGTTCCTTGTCGTCGAGGTTAAAAGGTGTTCTTAATGTTATCCGACGCTCAACAAAAGTGAAGAGTGAGTCTAAAACATCTGGAAATCGCCAGTTGCTTCGAAGGCGTCAACATAGTGGTAAATGTGAGGCGGTCGCGAGAGATCGGGCCAAAGAATGCCCACCACATCGAATCGCAAACTCGTGTTTTCGAGCCGGTTCTTTGTCGCGAACAGTCGAGCCGTCTGAGTGATATGCCGTTGCTTTTTCAGATCAACCGCTTCGGCCGGATCCCCCGCAACATCGCTGGTCCGGGTTTTGACTTCCACAAAGACAACCGTCCAGCCGTCGGAGACAATCAGGTCGATTTCCCCGACTTTTTCACCAAAGCTACGTTCGACAATCCAGTAGCCCTGTTTTAGCAAAAACCGCTCAGCGGCCCGCTCTCCGCGGCGGCCCAGTGGCATCGAAGGCTCGGCGCGGTCGACAAAACCGAGTGCCGGATCGCAAAGCAGCAAACGGAAGAAGGCTTTGCGGACCGACAGAACCGTCGTTCTTTTCAGTCGTTTCGCAAAGCTTTCTCGCACGTTCAAATGTTCAACTAACCGTCGTCGCCAGTTGAAGGCTCAACCGGTGGTTCGCCTTCGGCTGGCGTTTCAGGTACTTCCGTGGCAGGAGTTTCCGTCGGAACGTCTGGCTCGGTTGTTGGAACTTCCGTTTCGGCCGGCGGATCAGCCTTTGGTTCAGCCGCTGGCGTTTCCGTTTCCGTCGGCGTTTCGGCAGGAGTTTCCGTTTTCACCGGAGGCTCAGATCCTGGCTCGGCTGGCGTCTCAGATTCAGTTGGCGTTTCCGATTCAGCCGGAGTCTCAGCAGGCTTTTCAGTTTCCTTGGCTGGCTCAGTATCTTTGGCTGGCTCAGTTTCTTTGGCTGGCTCAGTTTCCTTCGCTGGCTCAGTTTCACTCGGCATCTCAGCCGCCGGTTCATCCGTAGACTTATCTTCCGCATCGCCTTCCGACGCCGGATCCTCAGATTCTGCTTCTTCCTTCTTCGCCTCGCCGCCAAAATCGCCACCGCTAACGGTATCGGACTGGCCTTCAGGCAGCTTGATCTCGTCCATGTTAAACGTTGGCTTATCTGGAACCAGCGGCCCTGGAGCTACCCCAGTCGACTCTTCCCAATTGCGAAACTTGTCGTAGACCGCGGCCAGCTCTGTATTCGAACAACGCTCGATGCCACGCAGGCTCACGTCTGCAAACGGCGAATCGGGAGCCGCGTCGAGCAAAGTCTGATAGAGCCCTTTGGCTGCTTCAAATTCGCCAAGTGCTTCTTTACCGTTGGCCAATCGAAACAGCGAACGGCGTTGAACCATCGGTGACTTTTCAGACGCAGGAGCATCCACAACTGTCTGCAGCGACTCAACACCGCGTTTGATCAGCTTGAATCCGCCAGCTCGGTCACGTCCCAACATGTCGATGCCGCGGTTGACTTCGCTGTCGCCCGCCATCAGCAACGCCCAATGGCCCGCCGCGGTACCTTCGTTGTTTGTCGCCATCTCTTTCAAGCTGGAAACGTCACTGGTCAGGCCCGCCTGCGTCATCGCATTATTCAAATCACGCCATGGCTGCGACGCGCTCTCGGTCGACATGCTTGTGTACGACGTGTACAAAACGCTGGCGAAGATGACACACAGAACGCCAAGCAGAATATGAGCCCAGTATGGCTTGGACGCCATCAGAAACTTTTCGCCTGCCGAAAGCTCCTCTTCCGCTTCGCCATCAACGGGAATCTCGTTCACGTCGCTTGGCTTCACTTTTTGAGAGCCAGTTTTCTTTTTTGAATTGGGCTTGGTTTTCGACATGATAAATGACCCGTCGTGGGCATCCGTTGTTTTGTTTTATTGTGTATCTCGATCCACAGCTAACAGCGCACATCCTCCGCCCGGATCGATCCAAAAGTATAGAGTTTCCCCGGAGAAACGGTCAATAGCGAACACAGGCCCCTTTCCAGCCAATCGGAAGTTTGCCCCCTCACATTTCAGCCCCAATTCGATAGACTGCGCGCCGATTGTCCTGTACCTCCAACCTACCCAGATTTCAGTATCGATGAGCGGTCTCAACGCAGCACAACAGGAAGCCGTCGACACGCTGTCCGGCCCGTTGCTGGTGCTCGCCGGTGCCGGGACTGGAAAAACACGCGTCATTACGTTCCGCATCGCTAAACTGATCAAGCACGGGGTGCCGCGACACAAAATCCTCGGTGTGACGTTCACAAACAAGGCCGCCAACGAGATGAAGGAACGGCTCACCGGTTTGATCGGGGGCAGCATTGGCACCAAAAACAAGTACAAGAAGAAGGCAGAGCAGTCAGAAAACGAGCCGACGATTTCGACGTTTCACTCGCTCTGCGTTCGAATCCTGCGTCGCCGCATCGAAAAACTGGGCTATCCGCTGAAGTTCGCTATCTATAATCGCGGCGATCAAGAGAGCCTGGCTCGGCAGATCCTGCGAGAGATCCGCGTTCCCGATAAGGCGCTCAAGCCAAATCAACTGCTGTTCCACATCAGCAATTGGAAGTGCAAGTCGCTCAATGCGAAACAGGCGATGATGCAGAGCGAATCGGACGCTCAACACCTGGCGGCGGTCGGGTTTGAGCGTTATCAGAAACAGCTGAAACTTCGCGGAGCCGTCGATTTCGACGATCTGCTGCTGCTGACGGAGCAGCTGTTTCGCGAACATCCGGATGTGCGACAGGAAGAAGCCGACCGATTCGATCATCTGCTGGTCGACGAGTATCAGGATACGAACACCAGCCAGTATCGGATCGTGAAAGCTCTCGCCGGCGAACACCGCAACCTGTGCGTTGTGGGCGACGATGATCAGTCGATCTACGCGTGGCGGGGAGCAGAGGTCGAGCACATTTTGGCGTTCGCGAAAGACTGGCCGGACGCGAAGGTCGTTCGTCTGGAGGAAAACTATCGCTCGACCGAAGCGATTATCAAGTACGCCAATACGCTGATCCGATTTAACTCGACGCGCCACGACAAGGTCCTTGTTGCGGCTCGACCTGGCGGCGAACTTCCGATCATCAATCAGTGGGAAGACGAAACGCAGGAAGCCGAAGAAGTCGTTCGCTCGATCAGCAATCGGTTGAATTTACACGGACGCGAGCCGCGAGATTTTGCGATTCTGTTTCGCACCAATGAACAGCCGCGGCCGTTTGAGACGGCGCTGCGTGAAGCCAAACTGCCTTACATTCTCGTCGGCGGCATGTCGTTCTTTGATCGCAAGGAAGTCAAAGACGTGCTGGCGTATTTGCGTTTGCTGGACGAACCGGACGAAGTTTCCATTTTGCGAATCATCAATACGCCGCCGCGCGGGATCGGCAAGAAGTCGATCGAGAATCTGCTGGACCGGACGGTTCGCGAGAAAGTCCCGATGTGGGATATGGTTTGCGGATATGCAGAGCGTCCGAAGGTGACAGCGCGGGTCAAGCAGGGGCTGGATCAACTTGCGGCGGCGGTGAATGAAGTCCGCAGTGTTGCGGGGAACCATTCGCTGGTGGATCAGGCTCGGATGCTGATCGACAAGATCGACTACAAGTCTGAGATTGACCGGATTTATTCGGAACCCGACGACCGCGAGAGCCGCTGGAGCGTTGTGGAGCAGGTGGTGAACGCGCTTGCGGATTACGAACAGAGCCGGAAGAAGCCGACGATGACGAACTTCCTTGATCGCTTGCTGCTTGGCGACCAGGATGCGAACAGCGACAAGGAAAAGCAGCTTAAAAAGAATGCGATCGCTTTGATGACGATGCACGCGGCGAAGGGTCTGGAGTTCCCCGAGGTCTACATCGTCGGTTTGGAGGAAGGCATCCTTCCGCACCAACGTTCGCTGGAAGACGACGAAGCGGGTGTGCCGGAAGAGCGACGCTTGTGCTATGTCGGCGTAACGCGAGCGGAAGAGCGGCTGACGATGTCGATGAGCCTGACTCGCAAGAAATGGGGCAAGGCCCGCGAGACGATTCCCAGTCGGTTCCTGTATGAGCTGACCGATCAGGCCGACAACCCGAACTACGCGAAGTGCAGCAAGCGCTAGGCGCCCGCGCCACTTCCCATCTCCGTCCGTC is part of the Mariniblastus fucicola genome and harbors:
- a CDS encoding LpqB family beta-propeller domain-containing protein — protein: MTKHFQLGAKLFASLAAVSMLAIPASAQTVEEIFFDPAVAAGDIDEFAISPDGTQIVMVADLGDGDQTYVASLNSGVMNTATLVSPAGVGDNDGGVAWTPDGLHVTARYAAGGATNEIFLVPADGSQTAQQLTFTGNNAFDPQISADGNSFFYSDGGSLFVTPIAGASATSSIQLNAGDISEIDTGSYAQVGSNIIFAGFSAPIPGAGNGDPETAFYLTAADGSTAASPTLISIDNFETNNPGGSDIDFVDVTSDGQTIVFRGDLTTDDQDELYSLSINGGDAVSLIAGTLRDDFDLNYFTISPDGSTIAFIGDYLTNGVAEAFVVPVTGGDPTLVSDSSFFDQENGFDVDFGGVDTLQFSPDGNSLYYLSDSGDDGRFRLFRASINAVPEPTALPLILAAASTILFRRRK
- a CDS encoding NINE protein, translating into MKGQAVPPTKQYVKYVPVGYVESHSMAVGYLFWLIGFTGAHRFYFGKPVSGAIWFFTFGLLGVGWLIDLFLIPSMNREAAEQFFPGRTDYNIAWILLVFFGLFGVHRFYEGKIFTGLLFLLTGGLMGVGYVYDVLTMNDQISDRNRSTVREFSHYQMAW
- a CDS encoding metal-sulfur cluster assembly factor; this translates as MALHEDHVREALKQVIDPELFINIVDLGLIYEVDVLPVEGEEDQNDVKIKMTMTSPMCPAGPQLVADTKKYASEVEQVREVEVEVVMDPPWTQDMMTDDARDQLGIF
- a CDS encoding YraN family protein — encoded protein: MRESFAKRLKRTTVLSVRKAFFRLLLCDPALGFVDRAEPSMPLGRRGERAAERFLLKQGYWIVERSFGEKVGEIDLIVSDGWTVVFVEVKTRTSDVAGDPAEAVDLKKQRHITQTARLFATKNRLENTSLRFDVVGILWPDLSRPPHIYHYVDAFEATGDFQMF
- a CDS encoding YfgM family protein → MSKTKPNSKKKTGSQKVKPSDVNEIPVDGEAEEELSAGEKFLMASKPYWAHILLGVLCVIFASVLYTSYTSMSTESASQPWRDLNNAMTQAGLTSDVSSLKEMATNNEGTAAGHWALLMAGDSEVNRGIDMLGRDRAGGFKLIKRGVESLQTVVDAPASEKSPMVQRRSLFRLANGKEALGEFEAAKGLYQTLLDAAPDSPFADVSLRGIERCSNTELAAVYDKFRNWEESTGVAPGPLVPDKPTFNMDEIKLPEGQSDTVSGGDFGGEAKKEEAESEDPASEGDAEDKSTDEPAAEMPSETEPAKETEPAKETEPAKDTEPAKETEKPAETPAESETPTESETPAEPGSEPPVKTETPAETPTETETPAAEPKADPPAETEVPTTEPDVPTETPATEVPETPAEGEPPVEPSTGDDG
- a CDS encoding ATP-dependent helicase, with protein sequence MSGLNAAQQEAVDTLSGPLLVLAGAGTGKTRVITFRIAKLIKHGVPRHKILGVTFTNKAANEMKERLTGLIGGSIGTKNKYKKKAEQSENEPTISTFHSLCVRILRRRIEKLGYPLKFAIYNRGDQESLARQILREIRVPDKALKPNQLLFHISNWKCKSLNAKQAMMQSESDAQHLAAVGFERYQKQLKLRGAVDFDDLLLLTEQLFREHPDVRQEEADRFDHLLVDEYQDTNTSQYRIVKALAGEHRNLCVVGDDDQSIYAWRGAEVEHILAFAKDWPDAKVVRLEENYRSTEAIIKYANTLIRFNSTRHDKVLVAARPGGELPIINQWEDETQEAEEVVRSISNRLNLHGREPRDFAILFRTNEQPRPFETALREAKLPYILVGGMSFFDRKEVKDVLAYLRLLDEPDEVSILRIINTPPRGIGKKSIENLLDRTVREKVPMWDMVCGYAERPKVTARVKQGLDQLAAAVNEVRSVAGNHSLVDQARMLIDKIDYKSEIDRIYSEPDDRESRWSVVEQVVNALADYEQSRKKPTMTNFLDRLLLGDQDANSDKEKQLKKNAIALMTMHAAKGLEFPEVYIVGLEEGILPHQRSLEDDEAGVPEERRLCYVGVTRAEERLTMSMSLTRKKWGKARETIPSRFLYELTDQADNPNYAKCSKR